One Polypterus senegalus isolate Bchr_013 chromosome 10, ASM1683550v1, whole genome shotgun sequence DNA segment encodes these proteins:
- the LOC120538057 gene encoding tyrosine-protein phosphatase non-receptor type substrate 1-like isoform X1, which yields MLTLGVVVTCLISTLVCDSQGSAIVQQKTPVEAVEGSNVVLTCRMPSITSWDLVRWYKGEGSQSTHIFSGLPKAGDRNDARVTRTGQNYETEFGIIIKGVKINDTGKYYCIKYADDKGDTISKEGPGVTLTVTAKNLTIIGPPGRVKVGEVLELQCHSNKDATFMWLKNGEAIPQDHFTTASNGALHTSRLTLQTEKGDIRSAVQCVQGKNEQQRMSEAFNLSSVITVMPRLQIQGSPDTRNRSLGKYSCRVDGFYPEDVLVSWTLGKLNISACCEKAQSNNDGTFSTTCHITIVLAKISSGAVLQCHAGYRDHC from the exons ATGTTGACCCTCGGTGTAGTGGTGACCTGCCTCATCTCCACGCTCGTCTGTGATTCTCAAG GGTCAGCCATCGTTCAGCAGAAGACTCCAGTGGAAGCAGTGGAAGGAAGCAATGTCGTTTTAACCTGCAGGATGCCCTCAATAACTTCATGGGACTTGGTGAGGTGGTACAAAGGTGAGGGCAGCCAAAGCACACACATCTTCTCGGGCCTGCCCAAAGCAGGTGACAGAAATGATGCTCGAGTGACCCGGACAGGGCAGAATTATGAGACTGAATTCGGCATCATAATAAAAGGCGTCAAAATCAATGACACAGGAAAGTATTACTGCATTAAGTATGCTGATGATAAGGGGGACACAATCTCTAAAGAAGGACCAGGAGTCACCCTGACTGTCACAG caaagaaTCTCACCATTATTGGTCCCCCTGGTCGAGTGAAGGTGGGTGAAGTTTTAGAGTTGCAGTGTCACTCCAACAAGGATGCTACGTTCATGTGGCTGAAAAACGGCGAGGCCATTCCTCAGGACCACTTCACTACTGCCAGTAATGGTGCCCTGCACACAAGTCGTCTGACTCTGCAGACTGAGAAAGGTGACATCCGATCAGCTGTCCAATGTGTGCAGGGCAAAAATGAACAACAGAGGATGTCTGAAGCGTTCAACCTGAGCTCGGTCATTACAG tgatGCCACGTTTACAGATTCAAGGAAGCCCTGATACAAGGAACAGGTCATTGGGCAAGTATTCATGCCGAGTCGATGGCTTTTATCCTGAAGATGTCCTGGTCTCCTGGACCCTTGGGAAACTCAATATCTCAGCATGCTGTGAGAAGGCCCAGAGTAACAATGATGGCACGTTCAGCACCACCTGCCATATTACAATTGTCTTGGCAAAGATTTCCTCAGGAGCCGTGCTGCAGTGTCACGCCGGTTATCGTGATCATTGTTGA
- the LOC120538057 gene encoding tyrosine-protein phosphatase non-receptor type substrate 1-like isoform X2, with product MDGSMLCCCFKYKWSAIVQQKTPVEAVEGSNVVLTCRMPSITSWDLVRWYKGEGSQSTHIFSGLPKAGDRNDARVTRTGQNYETEFGIIIKGVKINDTGKYYCIKYADDKGDTISKEGPGVTLTVTAKNLTIIGPPGRVKVGEVLELQCHSNKDATFMWLKNGEAIPQDHFTTASNGALHTSRLTLQTEKGDIRSAVQCVQGKNEQQRMSEAFNLSSVITVMPRLQIQGSPDTRNRSLGKYSCRVDGFYPEDVLVSWTLGKLNISACCEKAQSNNDGTFSTTCHITIVLAKISSGAVLQCHAGYRDHC from the exons atggatggatcgatgctTTGCTGTTGCTTTAAATACAAAT GGTCAGCCATCGTTCAGCAGAAGACTCCAGTGGAAGCAGTGGAAGGAAGCAATGTCGTTTTAACCTGCAGGATGCCCTCAATAACTTCATGGGACTTGGTGAGGTGGTACAAAGGTGAGGGCAGCCAAAGCACACACATCTTCTCGGGCCTGCCCAAAGCAGGTGACAGAAATGATGCTCGAGTGACCCGGACAGGGCAGAATTATGAGACTGAATTCGGCATCATAATAAAAGGCGTCAAAATCAATGACACAGGAAAGTATTACTGCATTAAGTATGCTGATGATAAGGGGGACACAATCTCTAAAGAAGGACCAGGAGTCACCCTGACTGTCACAG caaagaaTCTCACCATTATTGGTCCCCCTGGTCGAGTGAAGGTGGGTGAAGTTTTAGAGTTGCAGTGTCACTCCAACAAGGATGCTACGTTCATGTGGCTGAAAAACGGCGAGGCCATTCCTCAGGACCACTTCACTACTGCCAGTAATGGTGCCCTGCACACAAGTCGTCTGACTCTGCAGACTGAGAAAGGTGACATCCGATCAGCTGTCCAATGTGTGCAGGGCAAAAATGAACAACAGAGGATGTCTGAAGCGTTCAACCTGAGCTCGGTCATTACAG tgatGCCACGTTTACAGATTCAAGGAAGCCCTGATACAAGGAACAGGTCATTGGGCAAGTATTCATGCCGAGTCGATGGCTTTTATCCTGAAGATGTCCTGGTCTCCTGGACCCTTGGGAAACTCAATATCTCAGCATGCTGTGAGAAGGCCCAGAGTAACAATGATGGCACGTTCAGCACCACCTGCCATATTACAATTGTCTTGGCAAAGATTTCCTCAGGAGCCGTGCTGCAGTGTCACGCCGGTTATCGTGATCATTGTTGA
- the LOC120538302 gene encoding uncharacterized protein LOC120538302, with the protein MTCKLSGVYPRDIKVTWNKTFESSQFQHAEENEDGTFTLTSVLSFTIKEDMRGTWLTCQAGYEGLTPVSGAVTLGVRGPPSIKGPQTRVETGQTASFTYESLGDQDTSISWLKGETTVSGGQNMSWSNGTRSELKVTLYKNDVKSRIYCQIPGYRGGSVPSDALNFSTFILAIPEVTIKKTSAEDSHNSPSFHCKISGFYPDDIKVMWLLEGQTLNSILFNSIKNLDGTFTAFTLIDVNVTNEVKQLNCVVTHMGNRNVADSVKVSKRSSSDVSDGGSLSSSSGNRFECFRRHLEC; encoded by the exons ATGACATGCAAACTCAGCGGCGTCTACCCCAGAGATATAAAGGTGACCTGGAACAAGACGTTTGAAAGCTCCCAGTTTCAGCATGCAGAAGAAAACGAGGACGGCACCTTCACTCTCACCTCTGTGCTTTCATTCACCATCAAGGAGGATATGAGGGGCACCTGGCTGACATGCCAGGCGGGATATGAGGGGTTAACACCTGTGAGTGGCGCGGTGACACTGGGAGTCAGAG GACCACCTTCCATAAAGGGGCCACAGACGAGAGTTGAGACTGGACAGACTGCCAGCTTCACTTATGAGTCACTTGGTGACCAGGACACCAGCATCTCATGGCTGAAAGGTGAGACGACTGTGTCTGGAGGGCAAAATATGAGCTGGAGTAATGGGACCAGAAGTGAACTCAAAGTGACTCTGTATAAGAATGACGTGAAATCCAGAATCTACTGCCAGATCCCGGGATACAGAGGAGGTTCGGTCCCATCAGATGCTCTCAACTTCAGCACCTTCATCTTGG CGATACCCGAAGTGACAATTAAGAAGACGAGCGCGGAGGACTCACACAACAGTCCCAGTTTCCACTGTAAAATCAGTGGGTTTTACCCTGATGACATTAAGGTGATGTGGCTCCTAGAGGGACAGACGCTGAACTCCATCCTGTTCAACAGTATCAAAAATCTGGATGGGACATTTACAGCCTTTACTTTAATAGATGTCAACGTCACCAATGAAGTAAAGCAGCTCAACTGTGTCGTGACACACATGGGAAACCGCAATGTGGCAGACAGCGTCAAGGTGTCTAAGAGGAGTTCAAGTGATGTGAGCGATGGCGGctctttatcatcatcatcaggtaaTCGGTTTGAGTGCTTCAGAAGACACTTGGAGTGTTGA